The following coding sequences lie in one Rutidosis leptorrhynchoides isolate AG116_Rl617_1_P2 chromosome 4, CSIRO_AGI_Rlap_v1, whole genome shotgun sequence genomic window:
- the LOC139844510 gene encoding NAC domain-containing protein 2-like: protein MVIGSNKSNNLPPGFRFHPTDEELIMFYLRNQALSIPCPVSIIPEVDIYKFDPWDLPEKAEFGEKEWYFFTPRDRKYPNGVRPNRAAVSGYWKATGTDKAIYSGSKYVGIKKALVFYQGRPPKGVKSDWIMHEYRLNESRSKPNSKTGSMRLDDWVLCRIYKKKSPENPLEQREVNTNVENVVRGDNNVMELQSTKIPRTFSIAHLWELESLGSISHLLDNHDTNYDNNTTGAMVPRSSSLLHDTKCFVKFEDNYQNGNLNQTSFYNPMLEFQ, encoded by the exons ATGGTAATCGGAAGTAACAAATCCAATAATCTCCCTCCCGGTTTTAGATTTCATCCAACTGATGAAGAACTAATCATGTTTTACTTACGAAACCAAGCGTTATCTATACCATGTCCTGTTTCCATAATCCCTGAGGTCGATATTTACAAATTTGATCCTTGGGATTTGCCTG AAAAAGCAGAATTTGGAGAAAAAGAATGGTATTTCTTTACTCCTCGTGACAGAAAATACCCGAATGGTGTTCGGCCTAATAGAGCCGCTGTTTCCGGATATTGGAAAGCTACAG GGACAGATAAAGCAATATACAGTGGATCAAAATATGTTGGTATAAAGAAAGCTTTGGTGTTCTACCAAGGTAGGCCTCCAAAAGGGGTTAAATCCGATTGGATCATGCATGAATATCGATTAAATGAGTCAAGATCAAAACCGAATAGCAAAACTGGATCCATGAGG TTGGATGATTGGGTTCTATGTCGAATTTACAAGAAAAAAAGTCCCGAAAATCCTCTGGAACAAAGAGAAGTAAATACAAACGTAGAAAATGTCGTTAGGGGCGATAATAATGTTATGGAGTTACAATCGACAAAAATTCCTAGAACATTTTCAATAGCTCATTTATGGGAATTGGAATCGTTAGGATCAATTTCTCATCTTTTAGACAATCATGACACGAATTATGACAACAATACGACCGGAGCTATGGTGCCACGATCGTCAAGTTTGTTACACGACACGAAATGTTTTGTCAAGTTTGAAGACAACTATCAAAATGGCAACTTGAACCAGACAAGTTTTTATAATCCAATGCTTGAATTCCAATGA